The genomic segment CCCAGTTTACACTATCCCATTCTACTTAAATAGACCACCAATTAATCAACCTTGTGTTTATAATTAACACTAcgctattattaattcagctagataattaaatTCATAAATACTGTGATATAgcgtattttgtaatttgataattacattattatgcattgctaaggaagtgtaactcGAACAAGCCACAAATTACGAACAGATAACTATCTTCTCAACTATctatagtgtgtctatcgtgttttctcatgtgaattgtttagagaaagccttggggctgcccttcattttcttTCACATCAGTATGGTGCCCACTTTCTCCTCGAAGAAATTCATTATTTCTGGAAGCCTACAAAGCCAGATATGCCATTTTTCGGTTGTTTTATTCCCATATAGCCCGGTTGTGAAAGCCATTCATAATGTCTTCAGGAACTTACTTCATTGATTTTTCAAGCTGTAAACTGCCTCAACGTGAAAGCTTACCTACCAGGAACTGCGGGCAGGAGCCTTCATTATTTTCTCACATACAGGTTGCTTTTAACATAAGCcatttgctcatgtgggtgtggaaagacaaacaaatatacatacatacaaacacacacatgtttTTTTTGGAAACAATTTCAGTGAACCAGGCACACGTCCACAGTCGGCCTTAgggcacatgcctggttttAAAATCtagatcccacaatcacaaattTTTTGACATGCACAAAGCATAATGATGTATGAATAATGTTCTGAAAGCTAATAGcccacactattaaaaccaCTATCAATCAGGAGATACTGATGCATAAAAGAAACAGGGTGAGTGCATTGTAGTTCTTTCATCTATCAGGTAAGTATGACTAgaatggtatatatatatatatatatatgtgacccagtctgacaaaactgggcttatcgcctatttaaaagtatcgagaaatgccggttttaagtatttagtgtgttgcagctcgccaatggttgaagatatgcgtaccaaattttcacacgttttacactaATTCCTTACCTCcaagagcatccactgtgcaagaagccaacaactaagtttcctgccattttagatagtttttaaaccgaggttgactgtatcaggtgagctgcaaattgggtgggaggcggggggccctggaaggcgggcaagatggtgttcagaaattgaaaaggaaggccaaaggatgaattaggccacgttTTGAGCCATTGATGTCTCAAAagtggctaaaatgaaaggaaatttacagcagaggtacttattcaacaccacagagctgtacagccacatacagtcattcccaggctgaccagagattaaggccccacaccacacacacggatcgccactgggcttaggaaaagcagccagcaaaaccagaccactaaagtctagctgattttaaatgtggaattagatagtttattcatgtagctgtgtgtcctaggtgaaaaattgaatctgctgacatgggcgataagaccagttttctcagactgggtcacatatattacttataccacaACTGTGTCAGATTATGCAAATATACACACTTGAGCTTttgggtatatatatatcagcaaaatcccttgcagccatggtataactattatgtagaaAACCACACAAAGTGCATACAGTGATACATATAAACTGGCACatatagtatagcggcacaaccaaaaaattgtgcactttttcataaagccatgaaactttccacataaatagttcTCCTcagtacatgtatttttagatatagtgccattgctgatttgacctttggtgacctttactgccatttatgtacagaaaattgatcatttttgtctttaactccctgaggcagtaattaacttgttaaaatgtgacaccaaacaaaagatcttgctaatagaaacaacttggtttttatttgaagtcaataggtgatttcattcttaagttatgagtgtttttattagctaagaaatttgataaatttatgcataattatctgcccgcAGGTAATTTACACCTCAAGgtcaggtaaatttatcaaattttgcagctagtagaaaatgatcataactttgtaatgaaatcacctattgacttcaaataaaaaccaagttgtttctatcggcaagaaattttgtttggtaccatgttttaacaagttaattactgcctcagggagttaaagacaaaaatgataaattttctgtacaaaatggcTGTAACGGTCACCAAAAGTCAActcagcaatggcactatatctaaaattacatgtcatgaggattactatttatgtgggaagtttcatggctttatgaaaaagtgcacaatattgctaattttgggggctacgctgcTATACTAATATGTGTAGTTGGATGGGAGGGAGGGATTGATTTCTGTCTGCCAACACATCAGGTCTGCCTGGGAGTGGATCTTAAACCTGCCTAGCTGCACGGTTAATGAATTATCTAATGAATACGACATCATCATTTTTCACTTATCCTACAAGATTAGTTCATCTACACCAAGCATGTCAACTTCAATTCATTGTGCTGCGACAAATCACAAATGGCTTGCATGGTTTTTGGTTTATTCCAGAAGTGTATTAGCTTCATATACTGTGGTACGATGGAATCATAGTCCATGCCCACACCAAGTACTTTATTGCATGGCAAAAAATAGCAGCCTATGTAACTAACAAACCAATGTAAATGATAAGAATTATACACTTCATGGTATATTAGGTTTATCAGTTTTAATCTTCAAATACAAGAAAAATGAGTGTCAGTAGTTTAGAATCAAATGAACAGGTAAATTACTTGAACAATTGTCCCAGCCCTGCCTGCAGCACAATTTAAGTAGTTACAGTACATTATGTACTCACAGGTATGCTGCTTTTTCGTTTACATTCGCACATTTTCAGCATAACTTTTGCATCAAGTACAGTATCTACCAAGTATTCAATATGCACCAACACTATTATCAGTAATGTGACAATCAAATCTATATATAACTTCATAATTCAGACACAAGATCAGTCATAAAAATAAGCACATCATAAGCTATCTTACTACAATATAAATACAATCATACATACATGCTATGGTGACCCTTACTGGTTAACAGCATTTTCATCAGCCACTCTGTTATCATTACCAATGGGAATGTAGTGATGACGACTTTTCTTTTTTGCAATGTACGAATGCATCGTTTTTCTGATAATGACAGAGCAAAACAGCAGCAGTGGAAGAATGAATAAAGTCAGTGATATTTCTGTGGTCACATTGTGTAAAAAAGGAAAGGTGTTAATATTGACAACCAGTACCATCACCAGTAATATCAGTCCATCCAATGCATTCAGTGACTCATTTCGATATGGTTGAGCCCACATGTGGATCATTGCAATAGCAACTAAAGCTGTCTGTAAGTAAAACAACATATTGTAATAGTTACTGTTACCTATAAATACAATTAACATGATCACTTGACGACATATCAGATAATAAGCAGCAAACCAGCGATACTTGTCCTTGTAGCATCCTCGAAACTGATCCAGTAATGGTTTGATCTTGATGAAGTTAATTTTCCTACTTAACAATGGTTCCAGCAATAACAACAATGGTAAACCAATCCCTACGACCAGTTCACAGATCACAGCCACAATACCATATATGGCATGATGACCATGAAAATATCCAATGTGTGGAGATGCATATGTGTATACCTCATTAACATCagtaaacttgagtggtctcaGTAACTGTAGTGAAGTGGATGTTAATGATGTGTAAGATAGTAATAGGAGAAGACAGATAACACGAATGATACATCGACTGACAAGTACTGTTATTCTCATTGAACATCTAGCTGCCAGTACAATTACCAATGTCAGTATTGAAACAGCAACAGCATGAGAGTAGTGGATAAATAACTGGTCTATTCCACTTAGTCCTGTCACAAAACAAAGTTTTCCAAGAAATTGAGGAGATAGTTGTGCAAAACTTGATAGGATAGAGACAAATTGAGATGCACTATATGAAATGTATGGATTGTTATCCAACAAGATACCCACCATACTGTAGTAATAGATTATCCCATACACATATCCTGATGATATCTGAAAATTGAAGTACATTAAACTAAACACACCAACTACCACTACAATCCAATACAAACAGGTCAACACTACCACTAACACTGTCATTCCAGTACTACAATGGTCTACACTGATACAGTCAGTAGAGTCATATGCTAGAGTGTATCCTGGACCACATTCTCCACAAGCCCTTCCTAACCTGTGATCATTACACTGACCATTGACTGTCTTGGGTAATTCAAAATATCCTTGCGTAGTCTCCTTACGACCAACAAATTTACAATAATGGTTAGGACACAATGATGTAGTAGCAAATGGATTAGAGTCTCCTCTAACAATTATGCTACCAAACCAGTAACTTCTTcttatggcattgttatcacCAGTACAGTCAATATTATGATAGTAACAAATACACATATTGTTCTTCTCACTATAAACATTTCCAGGATAATCAATACAAGGTATTAATTCCACTATTATTGTGGTGGTGATTATTTTAAATGAGAGAAGAGTAGATGATATATCCACGGTAACATTGAGTCCTTTGTTTGGGATCCTAGCTCCAACAAACGTAAGGTGAAGAGAAGTAATATTGTCAACTAACACATGCTTTTCAACTATAGAGATGTGAAAACAATTAGCACAGTCTACATTAAACTGTGTTGAACCAGCAGGCTTTCCAAAGTAATCAAAAGTAGCACCATTAAACTTCACCTCATGACCAAGAATGTTGCTTTTTATAAAGTAAATATTGTGGTCAGAGTTAGATGACATATCATTGAAATACAATCTCAGTTCATGTGGTGAAGTGACTATTGGAAAACCAGTGTCGTTTAGCATGCTGCAATTGTGATACTTTGTGCTGTGGATAGATTGTGAGTAGTTGAATTGACATGGTAAATATAGGAGAGAACTAGGATCACTAACATTTGTCTCAATCTCACATGTTGCTGGAACATTGAAATATATTGCATTACCAGATATCACAGCTATGTTATTTGTAAAAGCAACAAAGGAGTTGTGATTATACAGAAAACCACTATTAGAACATAAGCGCTCCAATCCAATGAAAATCGCCCCCCCATATTCTGCAGCAGAATTGTTAATGAATTGAACATTTGACCCATCATCAATGTGTATGGTAGATTCCTCAAGGTATAACGCTGCTCCATTATCAGCTTTGTTATTTTTAAACACAACAGTTTCACACAATACAAGATAGCAACTTGATAAATGCATGGAACAACCAATATTGTCAGTGAAGTTTGATGAAGACACATTAATGGAACTTGATTCTGCATACACAACACTGTCAGTACTTGCAGAGTAAGCAAATGTACTATTAAATATTAACACATGTATATCACTTAAACTCGATGACTGATAACTACCAATGTACAAAGCTACACCACGGCTTTGAGCGCTACTGCTATTAATGTAACAGTGGTTTAAAATTAAGCGTAGAATACTATTGGTATAGACATAAACAGTGCCACCATTATTTCCTTCATATGTATTTGCTTGCAAAATGACTCTAGTCAGATTAACAATTCCAGGTGAATTTGGTTCTATGCATACACTTCCACCTATACCAAAAGGGGAATTTGGTGAAATGCAGTTGGAAATTTGCACATCTACAAATGTAATTGTATTAGATCCACCAGCATAAGTCATTATAACAGGATATAATTCGATTGTACATTTTCCAGTTTTGTTAACATTTAATGGTGTGTTGTTATCAAACAGAGAATCAATGACTAGTATTGATATAAATATGCCACTAGAATACCAACACAACGCACAACCAACATTATCCCTAAACCTTGAGGAGGATATTACCACATGGTTGGGTTCAGCAGTCCCTCTAAATAAAATTCCAGCTA from the Dysidea avara chromosome 13, odDysAvar1.4, whole genome shotgun sequence genome contains:
- the LOC136242271 gene encoding uncharacterized protein; this encodes MICHHVHAMVITINTTSGTNSTECCIDGKNCSCSSLSTALLYMTNNTVINITSESVTLEDNIKMGSGDLNNITITGNGATITCNNSGGVYCESCDNVVIEGITWDRCGDPNGTNIAGVTFNITSNISLLNCVFQYSQLWGVSFLEVSAYVNIERNTFLYNSRTVAWNNHCGGLDIKTANGMQLNLTVSKSYFVTNGHFCNYNNEVGGGLNVFSSYSSSISIFIAETQFLSNIGAAFFQSTSVYSQIIHLVDISVFNNTAASSTDVAGILFRGTAEPNHVVISSSRFRDNVGCALCWYSSGIFISILVIDSLFDNNTPLNVNKTGKCTIELYPVIMTYAGGSNTITFVDVQISNCISPNSPFGIGGSVCIEPNSPGIVNLTRVILQANTYEGNNGGTVYVYTNSILRLILNHCYINSSSAQSRGVALYIGSYQSSSLSDIHVLIFNSTFAYSASTDSVVYAESSSINVSSSNFTDNIGCSMHLSSCYLVLCETVVFKNNKADNGAALYLEESTIHIDDGSNVQFINNSAAEYGGAIFIGLERLCSNSGFLYNHNSFVAFTNNIAVISGNAIYFNVPATCEIETNVSDPSSLLYLPCQFNYSQSIHSTKYHNCSMLNDTGFPIVTSPHELRLYFNDMSSNSDHNIYFIKSNILGHEVKFNGATFDYFGKPAGSTQFNVDCANCFHISIVEKHVLVDNITSLHLTFVGARIPNKGLNVTVDISSTLLSFKIITTTIIVELIPCIDYPGNVYSEKNNMCICYYHNIDCTGDNNAIRRSYWFGSIIVRGDSNPFATTSLCPNHYCKFVGRKETTQGYFELPKTVNGQCNDHRLGRACGECGPGYTLAYDSTDCISVDHCSTGMTVLVVVLTCLYWIVVVVGVFSLMYFNFQISSGYVYGIIYYYSMVGILLDNNPYISYSASQFVSILSSFAQLSPQFLGKLCFVTGLSGIDQLFIHYSHAVAVSILTLVIVLAARCSMRITVLVSRCIIRVICLLLLLSYTSLTSTSLQLLRPLKFTDVNEVYTYASPHIGYFHGHHAIYGIVAVICELVVGIGLPLLLLLEPLLSRKINFIKIKPLLDQFRGCYKDKYRWFAAYYLICRQVIMLIVFIGNSNYYNMLFYLQTALVAIAMIHMWAQPYRNESLNALDGLILLVMVLVVNINTFPFLHNVTTEISLTLFILPLLLFCSVIIRKTMHSYIAKKKSRHHYIPIGNDNRVADENAVNQNVDPINELEGFERRNYNAFQEPLLELASN